GCTTGCGGCACAGCGTGCTGCGGCCGGTACGGCGGCCGTGATCGGCCGGGCCTGAAGCAGCCAGATCCGATCGTCGGCGATCGCCCATTCCACGTCCTGCGGCCCGCCCAACAGCTCCGCCGCCTGCCGGCCCAGTCGGGCGAGCCGGTGCAGGTCGTCGTCGGCGAGGCAGAAGCGGTAGCGGTCGGGCGGCGGCACCGCGCGGGTGACCAGCCCGGTGTCCGCGCGGTCGACGCGCTCGTGCTTCCCGCCCAGCGACCGGTGGGTCACGGTGTCGCCGGAGATGACCCAGGAGTCCGGGGTGACCCGGCCGCCGACCACGCTCTCGCCCAGCCCCCAGGACGCCTCGATCCGCACCTGCGGGCCGGTGAACAGCACCCCCGAGACGTCGGCGTCGACAAGTCGCTGCACCAGCACGGCGGTTGTCGCAGCGGTGGCCGGCGTGTCCGCCGTCCGCCGCCGGTACTGCACGGCCCGCGCGGACCAGAGCGAGGCCCAGCATCCGCGGACCGCCTGGGCCACCCGGTCGGGCCCGCGAACACCCAGGAAGGTGTCGTACTGTCCCGCCGCCGACGCCGTCGCGGTGTCCTCGCCAGCCGCCGAGGAGCGCACCGCGACGTACGCCTCAGCCGACGGGCCGGCGAGCCGAACCAGCGCGCGGGAGATCGCGTCGGTGAGCGCGGGGGAGAGGGGTACCCGCTCGACGAACCGCCGGGCGGTGTCGAGCCCGGTGAGGTCGAGCCCGGCGACCGCCTGCTCGTACGCGGTGGTCGGCACCACGAACCCGGGCGGCACCGGCAGTCCGGCCCGCAGCAGCCGGGCGAGCACCGCGGCCTTACCGCCCGAGGTGGCGGCGTCGGCGTCGGCCAGGGCGATCAGCACCGCGCTCTCTCCTGCCCAGTGACGGATGTGCACCGCGAACCCTACGCGGGCGGGCGTGCCGGCGTTGACGCCCAGGGCAGGAGCCTGAATGCTCACTGCCGTGCCGCACTCCTCGACGCCGGGTCTGCTCGTCCTGCACGCCGTTCGGGTGGCCGGGATGGCCGACGACCTGGCGGTCGCCCGGCGTACCGGCCTCGACCAGCACACCGTCTCCGAGTTGCTGGAGGACGACGAGGCGTACGGCTGGGTGACCCGGGTCGGATTCGCCGGCACCAACGGCTGGACGCTCACCGAGCGGGGCCGCGACGAGGACGCCCGCGGTCTGGCCGAGGAACTGGACCGCAGCGGGGCGCGGCCCGCCGTCGAGCGGGCGCACCGGCGGTTCGAGTCGCTCAACGGACGCCTGGTGAGAGCGTGCACCGACTGGCAGTTGCGGCCCAGCCCGACCGACCGGCTGGCGGCCAACGACCACACCGATCCGGAGTGGGACGCCCGGGTGCTGGCCGAACTCGCCACCCTGGCCGCCGAGTTGCGGCCGTTGGTCGGCGGTCTGTGCACAGTGCTGTCCCGCTTCGGCGGCTACGACGAGCGGTTCGCTGCCGCCCTGGCCCGTGCCCGGGCGGGGGACACCCGGTGGGTGGCCGGCGTCGGGATGGCCTCCTGCCACGCCGTCTGGATGGAGCTGCACGAGGATCTGCTCTCGACCCTCGGCATCGCTCGCGACGGAATCCGCTAGGTTGCCCGCGTGGCGACCCGACATCTCTATCTGGCCCGGCACGGCGCGGCCGACGTGTTCGGCGAACTGACCGACGTCGGGTACCGGCAGGCGCGGCTGCTGGGCGAACGACTCGCCGGCCTGCCGATCGACACCGTCTGGCACTCGCCGCTGCCGCGCGCCGCGGCCAGCGCCCGGGAACTGGCCCGGCAGCTGCCCGACGTGCCTGCCGCCGAGGCCGCCGAACTCGTCGACCACGTGCCGTACGTGCCCAGCGCGGCCGAGCGGCCCAGCTCCTGGGCCGGTGTCTTCGACCGCTGCGACGAGGCCGAGACGGCTTCGGGTCGCCGCCTCGCGAAGGCGCTGGTGACCCGGTTCGCGCGGGCACCCGAGCCGGGGCAGCCGGACAGCTACGAGGTCCTGGTGACGCACGCGTACCAGATCGCCTGGCTGGTCCGCGACGCGCTGGCGGCGCCGCCCGCGCGCTGGCTCAGCCTGGGCAGCGCCAACACCGGCCTGACGATGATCGAGTACCGCACCGGCCGGGCGCCCGTCGTGATGATGTTCAACGACCTGAGTCACCTGCCGGCCGACCTGCGTTGGACCGGATTTCCGGCCGCCGCCCGTCCCTGAGCACCGGGCCGGGCAACGAGCTATGTGGACACGAGGGTGCCGTCGTCGGCGAGCCGCGCGCGGCGTGCCGTGCCCCAGTCGCCAAGCGCGCCGAGGGCCGCGTTGAGTGACCTGCCGTGCTCGGTGAGGGAGTACTCGACCCGGGGCGGCACCTCGCGGTAGATCTCGCGGTGGACCAGCCCGTCCTCCTCCATCTCGCGCAGGTGCTGGATGAGCATCTTCTCGCTGACACCGGGCAGGCCACGCCGTAGCTCACCGAAGCGGCGGGCGCCGTGGTTGTGCAGCTCCCACAGGATGAGCGACTTCCACTTGCCCGACACCACGTCCATGGCGGCGTCGATGCCGCAGATGTACGGCCCGCGCCGCGCGCCCGCTGCCATCCGAGTCCTCCCGAAGTCGCTTGTCGCTCCAATACTTACCGCGAGGTGAGTATTGAACAAATTAGTAGGTACTTGCCGCAAGGCAGGTACGGCGGAAGCATTGCCCACGGCGCGCCGGCCGAAGCATTCGACCGACCAGAGGAAATTTGATGACCAGCAGCACGTTTCTCGGGCTGGGCGCGATGGGCACTGCGCTCGCGACCGCCGCGCTCGACACCGACAACACCGGCGTCACCGACGGCACCGGCGGCACCGGCGTCAACGGCGGCACCGGCAACACCGGCAGGACTGTCACGGTGTGGAACCGCAGCGCGGGCCGGGCCGGGCAGCTGCGCGAACGAGGCGCCGTCGTCGCCGGCAGCATCGAGGAGGCGGTGGCCGGCGACGGGGTGATCGTCGCCTGCCTGCTCGATCACCGGTCGGTGCACGACGTCCTCGATCCGGTCGCCGCGCGCCTCGCCGGCCGCACCCTCGTCAACCTGACCACCACGACGCCGAACCAGGCCCGCGAACTCGCCACCTGGGCCCTCGCCCACGACATCGACTACCTCGACGGCGCGATCATGGCGGTGCCGGCGATGATCGGTGCGCCCGGATCCGTGATCCTCTACAGCGGCTCGACCACCGCCTTCGACACGTACCGGCCGCTGCTGGACTGCTGGGGGGAGAGCAGCCACCTCGGCGCCGACGCCGGCCTGGCCGCCCTGCTCGACCTGGCGATGCTCTCCGGGATGTACACGATGTTCGCCGGCTTCACCCACGGCGCGGCGATGGTCGGCGCGGACGGTGTCTCCGCCACGGAGTTCGCCAGCCGCGCCGCGCCGTTCCTCGCCGCCATGACCGGTGCGTTGGCCGACGCCGCCGCCGTCATCGACGCCCGCGACTACTCGGGCGAGGACCAACAGAGCCTGGAGTTCACCCAGAGCGCACTCGACACGATCACCCAGGCGAGCCTCGACCAGGCGGTGCCTGCCGACGTGTTGCGCCCGATCCGCGACCTGGTCCGCCGGCAGATCGCCGCCGGGCACGGCAAGCAGGGCGCCGACCGCATCTTCGAGGAACTGAGGAGCGTCCGATGAGCACCGAGTCGAGCCCGGTGACCGTGATCGGCCTCGGGCCGATGGGCCGTGCGATGGCCGCCACGCTTATCGCGGCCGGTCATCCCGTCACGCTGTGGAACCGTACGCCGAGCCGCGCCCGGGACCTCGTCGCGGCGGGCGCCACGCTGGCACCCACCCCGTCGGCGGCCGTCGCCGCCAGCGAACTGACCATCCTCAGCCTCACGGACTATCCCGCGATGTACGACATCCTCGAACCGGCGGTGGCCGATCCCGCGTACCGGGACCTGCTGACCGGCAAGGTGGTCGTCAATCTCAGCTCCGACACGCCCGAGGCGTCCCGGGCCGCCGCGGCCTGGGCCGCGCAACGCGGGGCCAGCTTCTTGACCGGCGGGGCGATGGTGCCCGCGCCCATGATCGGCACCCCGCATGCGTACGTGTTCTACAGCGGGCCCGGCGAGGCGTTCACCGGGTGCGAGGCCGTGTTGCGGCTGATCGGCGAGCCGAGGTACCTCGGCACCGATCCAGGGTTGGCGCAGCTGTTCTACCAGGCGTACCTGGACGTTTTCCTCAGCACGCTGTCGGGCCTGCTACACGCCACCGCGCTGATCACCTCGGCCGGCGTACCGGCCACGGAGTTCCTGCCCGGGGCGCTTGCCCTCGTCAGCGGCGTCCCGGACATGATCGGCGGTGCCGAGCAGCTCGCCCGGCAGGTCGAGACGGGCGAGCATCCCGGCGACCTGAGCACCGCGCTGATGATGGGTGCCACCGCCGAGCACATCCTGCGCTCCAGCGAGCAGGCCGGCATCGACCTCGAACTACCCAGGGCGGTGAAGTCACACTACGACCGGGCGATCGCCGCCGGCCACGGTAGCAGCGACTGGACCGCCCTGTACGAGGTGCTCAAGGCGTACGGCTGACCAGGTCACTCGGCCGGCCCCCGGCCCGCTGCTCGCCTTGCCGACCGTGGCCGCGCCCGGGTGGGCGCGGTGCGCGGTGCTACGGTGATCTGACCGATGGTGAGCGCAATGGTGCCGGTCACACCGGACGACGGCGAGCTGTGGCGGTTGGCCGTGCGCACGCTCGACGACAACTGGGAGCACGACCACACCGTGCCGTCGCGCACCCTCTACCCGCACCAGTGGAGCTGGGATTCGGCGTTCATCGCGATCGGCTGGGCGCACGTCCGTCCCGAGCGCGCCTGGGCGGAACTGACAAGCCTCTTCGCCGCCCAGTGGGGCGACGGACGGGTGCCGCACATCGTGTTCAACCCGGCGGTGTCCGGCGACGCGTACTTCCCCGGGCCGGGGTTCTGGGCCTCGGCAACGGTCGCGGGGGCACCCCCGGTGGCCACCTCGGGTCTGGTCCAGCCGCCGGTGCACGCCCTCGCGGCGTGGCACGCGTACCGCCGGGCACCGTCGGAGTCGGGCCGCGCCGCGCTGGGTCGGCTCTACCCGCGCCTGGTGGCGCAGCAGCACTATCTCGCCACCCGGCGCGATGTCGGCGGCGCCGGGCTGGCCAGCATCGTGCATCCGTGGGAGTCCGGGCTGGACAACAGCCCCGCCTGGGACGAGCCGATGGCCGCCGTGCCGGCCGAGTTGGCGGCGCTGCGCGCGTACCGGCGGCGGGACCTGGCGCACGCCGACGCCGCGCACCGGCCCACCGACCTGGACTATGCCCGGTATGTCGCGATCGTCACCGCCTACCGGTCGGTCGGCTACCGCGACGACGGTCTGGCCGACCGGCATCCCTTCCTGGTGGAGTGTCCGCTGTTCAACGCGGCGATGGGCGCCGCCGAGCACGCGCTCGCGGGGATCGCCGCTGAGATCGGTGCGGATCCCGGCCCGCACCGGGAGCGCGCGGCCCGCATCACCGCAGCGGTGCTGGACCGGCTG
This DNA window, taken from Micromonospora sp. FIMYZ51, encodes the following:
- a CDS encoding PEP/pyruvate-binding domain-containing protein; translation: MSIQAPALGVNAGTPARVGFAVHIRHWAGESAVLIALADADAATSGGKAAVLARLLRAGLPVPPGFVVPTTAYEQAVAGLDLTGLDTARRFVERVPLSPALTDAISRALVRLAGPSAEAYVAVRSSAAGEDTATASAAGQYDTFLGVRGPDRVAQAVRGCWASLWSARAVQYRRRTADTPATAATTAVLVQRLVDADVSGVLFTGPQVRIEASWGLGESVVGGRVTPDSWVISGDTVTHRSLGGKHERVDRADTGLVTRAVPPPDRYRFCLADDDLHRLARLGRQAAELLGGPQDVEWAIADDRIWLLQARPITAAVPAAARCAASGTTLTGTPGSSGVAAGPARLVHGPADFGRVRAGDVLVCRTTDPAWTPLFGVVAAVVTETGGLLSHAAIVAREQGLPAVLAVADAMTVLPDGAPVEVDGSTGRIVIAAAR
- a CDS encoding transcriptional regulator is translated as MLTAVPHSSTPGLLVLHAVRVAGMADDLAVARRTGLDQHTVSELLEDDEAYGWVTRVGFAGTNGWTLTERGRDEDARGLAEELDRSGARPAVERAHRRFESLNGRLVRACTDWQLRPSPTDRLAANDHTDPEWDARVLAELATLAAELRPLVGGLCTVLSRFGGYDERFAAALARARAGDTRWVAGVGMASCHAVWMELHEDLLSTLGIARDGIR
- a CDS encoding histidine phosphatase family protein: MATRHLYLARHGAADVFGELTDVGYRQARLLGERLAGLPIDTVWHSPLPRAAASARELARQLPDVPAAEAAELVDHVPYVPSAAERPSSWAGVFDRCDEAETASGRRLAKALVTRFARAPEPGQPDSYEVLVTHAYQIAWLVRDALAAPPARWLSLGSANTGLTMIEYRTGRAPVVMMFNDLSHLPADLRWTGFPAAARP
- a CDS encoding helix-turn-helix domain-containing protein, translated to MAAGARRGPYICGIDAAMDVVSGKWKSLILWELHNHGARRFGELRRGLPGVSEKMLIQHLREMEEDGLVHREIYREVPPRVEYSLTEHGRSLNAALGALGDWGTARRARLADDGTLVST
- a CDS encoding NAD(P)-binding domain-containing protein; its protein translation is MTSSTFLGLGAMGTALATAALDTDNTGVTDGTGGTGVNGGTGNTGRTVTVWNRSAGRAGQLRERGAVVAGSIEEAVAGDGVIVACLLDHRSVHDVLDPVAARLAGRTLVNLTTTTPNQARELATWALAHDIDYLDGAIMAVPAMIGAPGSVILYSGSTTAFDTYRPLLDCWGESSHLGADAGLAALLDLAMLSGMYTMFAGFTHGAAMVGADGVSATEFASRAAPFLAAMTGALADAAAVIDARDYSGEDQQSLEFTQSALDTITQASLDQAVPADVLRPIRDLVRRQIAAGHGKQGADRIFEELRSVR
- a CDS encoding NAD(P)-binding domain-containing protein; protein product: MSTESSPVTVIGLGPMGRAMAATLIAAGHPVTLWNRTPSRARDLVAAGATLAPTPSAAVAASELTILSLTDYPAMYDILEPAVADPAYRDLLTGKVVVNLSSDTPEASRAAAAWAAQRGASFLTGGAMVPAPMIGTPHAYVFYSGPGEAFTGCEAVLRLIGEPRYLGTDPGLAQLFYQAYLDVFLSTLSGLLHATALITSAGVPATEFLPGALALVSGVPDMIGGAEQLARQVETGEHPGDLSTALMMGATAEHILRSSEQAGIDLELPRAVKSHYDRAIAAGHGSSDWTALYEVLKAYG